GGATGGCCCCATCCTGCACCGAACCCACGCCCGTGCCCACGCCCGTCAGCATCACGGCCCCTGCGCTGCACCAGCGCCTCGAGGCCGGAGAGGCCATCCAGCTGGTGGACGTGCGCGAGACGGCGGAGCTGGAGCTGGCGAGGCTGCCCCACCCGGTGATCCACCTGCCACTGAGCCAGTCGGACCTCTGGCTGAGCCGGCTGGAGCAGACGCTCGAGCGCGACAGGCCCGTGGCCGTGCTCTGCCACGCCGGCATCCGCAGCTGGCAGTTCGCCTGCTGGCTGATGGAGCAGCACCACTATCCCCACGTCTGGAATCTGGTGGGCGGGATCGACGCCTGGAGCAACCAGGTGGATCCGACCGTGCCGCGGTACTGACCCGCAGGAGCGAAGCGCAGGAGTGAAGCTCGGGGCTGAAGCGGGGTGTGCGCCGCGTTACTGACCCCACACGCTCTGGCCCGACGGCCCCTGCCCCTCCCTACCATCCGGCAACCCCCCGCGGGCGGCTGGGT
This portion of the Cyanobium sp. NIES-981 genome encodes:
- a CDS encoding rhodanese-like domain-containing protein; the encoded protein is MPTPVSITAPALHQRLEAGEAIQLVDVRETAELELARLPHPVIHLPLSQSDLWLSRLEQTLERDRPVAVLCHAGIRSWQFACWLMEQHHYPHVWNLVGGIDAWSNQVDPTVPRY